The proteins below are encoded in one region of Segatella copri:
- a CDS encoding DUF3822 family protein, translating into MQIKGNNIQQARLTIRVSRNTLSFSVVDREAEHQLIYEPYTVKSGVSMAANLRQAFKESTLLQRGYQKVRVYLDSPILLVPIEEFHEEDIDVLYQHAFNSHNSDAILYRVQPELNAVAVFPINKDLKMVVEDNFKDVRFTPIMQPMWHYLHHRSFTGIHRKLYVYFHDKKLDVFGFEKNRFKFFNSFNAEHAKDDLYFILYVWKQLGFNQMQDELHVSGNVPDKDWFLYNTKLYIKKTFILNPAAEFNRAPITEIKGLPFDLMALYLSK; encoded by the coding sequence ATGCAAATAAAAGGTAACAACATTCAGCAAGCACGACTCACCATCCGCGTGAGCAGAAACACCCTCAGTTTTTCGGTAGTTGACCGTGAAGCTGAGCATCAGCTCATCTATGAACCTTATACTGTAAAGAGTGGTGTTTCGATGGCAGCCAACTTGCGTCAGGCTTTCAAGGAGAGTACTCTCCTGCAGCGGGGATACCAGAAGGTACGCGTATATCTCGATTCGCCTATCCTGCTGGTTCCTATCGAAGAATTTCATGAAGAGGATATCGATGTGCTCTATCAGCATGCCTTCAACAGCCATAACAGCGATGCCATTCTCTACAGAGTGCAGCCGGAACTGAATGCGGTAGCGGTATTCCCTATCAACAAGGATTTGAAGATGGTGGTAGAAGACAACTTTAAGGATGTTCGCTTCACACCTATCATGCAACCGATGTGGCACTATCTGCATCATCGCAGTTTCACCGGCATTCACCGCAAGCTCTATGTTTATTTCCACGACAAGAAGCTGGACGTTTTCGGTTTCGAGAAGAACCGTTTCAAATTCTTCAACTCGTTCAATGCCGAGCATGCCAAGGATGACCTCTATTTCATTCTCTATGTATGGAAGCAGTTAGGATTCAACCAGATGCAGGATGAGTTGCATGTATCAGGCAATGTTCCGGACAAGGACTGGTTCCTCTACAACACGAAACTCTACATCAAGAAGACCTTCATTCTGAACCCTGCCGCCGAATTCAACCGTGCGCCCATCACAGAGATTAAAGGTCTGCCATTCGATTTGATGGCACTGTACCTAAGTAAGTAA
- the rsmD gene encoding 16S rRNA (guanine(966)-N(2))-methyltransferase RsmD, with protein MKFNVQHSKFKVNMRIITGQYKGRHFDIPRSFKARPTTDFAKENIFNVLQGYIDFEDTSALDLFAGTGSISLELVSRGCSRVVSVEADRDHANFIRQCFQKLGEDKDILIRGDVFRFLKTCKQKFDFIFADPPYALKELPQIPDLVLNGDYLNEGGIFVFEHGKDYDFSEHPRFLEHRSYGSVNFSIFR; from the coding sequence ATAAAGTTCAATGTTCAACATTCAAAGTTCAAAGTAAATATGAGAATCATAACAGGACAATATAAGGGACGCCATTTCGACATTCCACGTTCGTTTAAGGCGCGTCCGACAACAGATTTTGCAAAGGAGAACATCTTTAATGTTCTGCAGGGATATATTGATTTCGAAGATACCTCTGCCCTCGACCTTTTTGCCGGTACGGGCAGCATTTCGCTCGAACTGGTATCACGAGGCTGCAGCCGGGTAGTCAGCGTAGAGGCCGACCGCGATCATGCCAACTTCATACGCCAATGTTTTCAGAAGTTAGGCGAAGACAAGGATATTCTGATTCGTGGTGATGTATTCCGTTTTCTGAAGACCTGCAAGCAGAAGTTTGACTTTATCTTTGCCGATCCTCCATACGCTCTGAAGGAGTTGCCGCAGATTCCAGACCTCGTTCTGAATGGCGACTATCTCAACGAAGGAGGCATCTTCGTCTTTGAGCATGGCAAAGACTATGATTTCTCCGAGCATCCACGATTCCTGGAACACAGAAGTTACGGAAGCGTAAACTTCTCAATATTCAGATAG
- the cls gene encoding cardiolipin synthase, whose product MIYFHWIYLLLYVVITVPAIITVLMDNRQPAKTMAWILVFFFIPFVGIIFYFFFGQNTRKERLISDRSMDQLTKRSMLEFVEQENLHLPDSNKPLMNLFANQSWALPFKDNQVDIYTDGYDFFLTLLYNIGQAKHHIHLDTYIFEADALGYLIADALIDKAEQGVEVRLIYDDVGCWKVQDEFFERMRDAGIDVHSFMPVRFPAFTSKVNYRNHRKLCVIDGKVGFIGGMNIALRYVKGDKKQAWRDTHLRIEGGGVYAIQRAFLVDWYFVDRTLVTNRQYYPPVSVHIHNNCLVQIVTSSPISPWPDIMQGYVRILLQARKYVYMETPYFLPTEPVLFAMRTAALAGVDIRLMLPRHADAKLVEWASRSYVMEAIEAGVKVYLYTAGFNHSKLLVSDDDLCTIGSTNIDFRSFENNFEANAFFFDEGMAQRVKAVYLRDEAKSILVDDVSYFVKRPFLQRLFESTVRLLSPLL is encoded by the coding sequence ATCGTCAGCCCGCCAAGACGATGGCATGGATATTGGTCTTCTTCTTCATCCCCTTTGTGGGTATTATCTTCTATTTTTTCTTCGGACAGAATACCCGCAAGGAACGGCTTATCAGCGACCGCAGTATGGACCAGCTCACCAAGCGCTCCATGCTCGAGTTCGTTGAGCAGGAGAATCTTCACCTGCCAGACAGTAATAAACCGCTGATGAATCTCTTTGCCAACCAGAGTTGGGCGCTGCCTTTTAAAGATAATCAGGTGGATATTTATACTGATGGCTATGATTTCTTCCTCACCTTATTATATAATATAGGACAGGCAAAGCATCATATTCATCTCGATACCTATATCTTCGAAGCCGATGCCTTGGGATATCTGATAGCTGATGCCTTGATTGATAAGGCGGAGCAGGGAGTGGAGGTGCGACTGATTTATGATGATGTAGGCTGCTGGAAGGTGCAGGATGAATTCTTTGAACGTATGCGTGATGCAGGTATTGATGTACATTCGTTCATGCCAGTCCGCTTTCCGGCTTTTACGAGTAAGGTAAACTATCGTAACCACCGCAAACTCTGTGTCATAGATGGTAAAGTGGGCTTTATCGGCGGCATGAATATAGCTCTGCGCTATGTGAAGGGTGATAAGAAACAGGCCTGGCGCGATACGCATCTCCGTATTGAGGGCGGTGGAGTTTACGCCATTCAGAGAGCCTTTCTGGTAGACTGGTATTTCGTAGACCGTACGTTGGTTACCAATCGCCAGTATTATCCACCGGTCAGTGTGCATATCCACAACAATTGTCTCGTACAGATAGTTACGAGCAGTCCTATCAGTCCTTGGCCTGATATCATGCAGGGCTATGTCCGTATCCTGCTTCAGGCCCGGAAGTATGTGTATATGGAAACGCCTTATTTCCTGCCAACCGAACCTGTATTGTTTGCCATGAGAACAGCAGCTCTGGCGGGTGTGGATATCCGTCTGATGTTGCCTCGTCATGCTGATGCCAAACTGGTAGAGTGGGCATCACGTTCGTATGTGATGGAAGCGATAGAGGCTGGCGTAAAGGTTTATCTCTATACGGCAGGCTTTAATCATAGTAAATTGCTGGTGAGCGATGATGATCTCTGTACGATAGGCAGTACGAATATTGACTTCCGAAGTTTTGAGAATAATTTCGAAGCGAATGCGTTCTTCTTTGATGAGGGGATGGCACAGCGCGTGAAGGCTGTCTATCTGCGGGATGAGGCGAAGAGCATCCTGGTAGATGATGTATCTTATTTCGTAAAACGTCCGTTCCTGCAGCGCCTTTTCGAGAGTACGGTAAGATTGCTCTCGCCGCTGCTGTAA